A genomic region of uncultured Acidilobus sp. JCHS contains the following coding sequences:
- a CDS encoding orc1/cdc6 family replication initiation protein — MDELDSIFEAASRARLLRNREVLLPDYVPLELPHRSEEIRRLAEVVAPALRGERPNNVFIYGLTGTGKTAVTKYVLRRLQELASQKGAMVQSIYVNVRQRETPYKVLADVAEQLGLRVPFTGLSIGELFSRIVKRLSRLEGVYIVVLDEIDFLVRRGDDVLYDLTRVNEHLQRARASVIGITNSVRLVDSLDPRVRSSLGEQTLVFSPYNAEQLKDILSQRAAMAFNEGALEEGVIPLCAALAAREHGDARRALDLLRVAAEIAEREGAPRVTEEHVMRARAEIERDKVTDVIRTLPLHSKLLLASVLSATGWGRGEATTGDVYSTYRSVVRSLGLEEVTLRRVSGVLGELDMLGIISGRVVSRGRYGKTRVVELAADPETVAQALSEDPLVGSVIQSLTPKGKKPNAPT, encoded by the coding sequence TTGGACGAGCTCGACAGCATATTTGAGGCCGCCTCAAGGGCCAGGCTGCTCAGGAACAGGGAGGTCCTGCTGCCCGACTACGTACCTCTCGAGCTGCCCCACAGGTCCGAGGAGATAAGGAGGCTGGCAGAGGTCGTGGCCCCAGCCCTGAGGGGGGAGAGGCCAAACAACGTCTTCATATACGGCCTGACCGGCACCGGCAAGACGGCGGTCACCAAGTACGTTCTCAGGAGGCTCCAGGAGCTCGCCTCCCAGAAAGGGGCCATGGTCCAGTCAATTTACGTTAACGTCAGGCAGAGGGAGACGCCTTACAAGGTGCTCGCTGACGTAGCGGAGCAGCTGGGCCTCAGGGTCCCCTTCACGGGCCTCTCCATAGGTGAGCTGTTCTCAAGGATAGTCAAGAGGCTCTCGAGGCTCGAGGGGGTCTACATAGTTGTACTCGACGAGATAGACTTCCTGGTCAGGAGAGGGGACGACGTTCTCTACGACCTAACCAGGGTCAACGAGCACCTCCAGAGGGCCAGGGCCTCGGTCATTGGGATAACGAACAGCGTCAGGCTCGTCGACTCCCTCGACCCCAGGGTCAGGAGCAGCCTTGGGGAGCAGACCCTGGTCTTCTCACCATACAACGCGGAGCAGCTTAAGGACATACTCTCCCAGAGGGCCGCCATGGCCTTCAACGAGGGGGCCCTCGAGGAGGGTGTCATACCGCTCTGCGCCGCCCTCGCTGCCAGGGAGCACGGCGACGCCAGGAGGGCCCTCGACCTGCTGAGGGTCGCTGCTGAGATAGCTGAGAGGGAGGGGGCGCCAAGGGTGACCGAGGAGCACGTGATGAGGGCGAGGGCTGAGATAGAGAGGGACAAGGTGACTGACGTGATAAGGACGTTACCCCTTCACAGCAAGCTCCTGCTGGCCTCCGTGCTAAGCGCCACTGGCTGGGGGAGGGGGGAGGCGACCACGGGCGACGTGTACAGCACTTACAGGTCGGTGGTCAGGTCGCTCGGTCTCGAGGAGGTCACGCTGAGGAGGGTCTCTGGCGTGCTGGGGGAGCTCGACATGCTCGGGATAATATCAGGGAGGGTAGTAAGCAGGGGGAGGTACGGGAAGACCAGGGTCGTTGAGCTGGCTGCGGATCCTGAGACAGTTGCCCAGGCGTTGTCAGAGGACCCCCTTGTTGGGTCCGTAATCCAGTCGCTTACGCCCAAGGGCAAGAAGCCTAACGCGCCTACGTAG